From the genome of Triticum aestivum cultivar Chinese Spring chromosome 3B, IWGSC CS RefSeq v2.1, whole genome shotgun sequence, one region includes:
- the LOC100127070 gene encoding katanin p60 ATPase-containing subunit A1 produces the protein MANPLAGLQDHLKHARDYALEGLYDTSIIFFDGAIAQINKHLANLDDTFIRTKWMNCKKAISEEVEIVRQLDAQLKSFKEAPGTMRSSSPPIRSNNKSFLFQPLDEYPTSSPSTFDDPDVWAPPRDTNTPNRRSARGQSSARKSSQDGAWARGPSKTGTPSRGAKPSGSKASSAVRSSTASSTGGRKGKSSSSKADSASSDAEEGKSKKAQYEGPDGDLAAMLERDVLDSTPGVRWDDVAGLSEAKRLLEEAVVLPLWMPEYFQGIRRPWKGVLMFGPPGTGKTLLAKAVATECGTTFFNVSSATLASKWRGESERMVRCLFELARAYAPSTIFIDEIDSLCTSRGASGEHESSRRVKSELLVQIDGVNNSSTNEDGQPKIVMVLAATNFPWDIDEALRRRLEKRIYIPLPSFESRKSLISINLRTVEVATDVNIDEVARRTEGYSGDDLTNVCRDASMNGMRRKIAGKTRDEIKNMSKDDISKDPVAMCDFEEALVKVQKSVSPSDIERHEKWMAEFGSA, from the exons ATGGCGAACCCCCTAGCCGGGCTGCAGGACCACCTCAAGCACGCGCGCGACTACGCGCTCGAGGGCCTCTACgacacctccatcatcttcttcgacgGCGCCATCGCGCAGATCAACAA GCATCTAGCTAATTTAGACGACACCTTTATCCGCACAAAATGGATGAACTGTAAGAAAGCTATAAGTGAAGAGGTAGAGATTGTGAGGCAGCTCGATGCCCAATTGAAGTCATTTAAAGAAGCCCCTGGGACAATGCGGTCCTCGTCGCCTCCTATTCGCTctaataataaatcatttctgttCCAACCATTGGACGAGTATCCAACATCATCGCCATCAACCTTTGACGACCCTGATGTATGGGCACCTCCAAGAGATACAAATACACCAAACCGAAGGTCAGCAAGAGGCCAATCTAGTGCAAGAAAATCCTCACAAGATGGAGCTTGGGCACGGGGTCCATCAAAGACTGGAACACCTAGCCGTGGTGCAAAACCCAGCGGAAGTAAAGCAAGCTCTGCGGTAAGATCATCAACTGCTTCAAGCACTGGCGGGAGGAAAGGAAAATCAAGTTCGAGCAAGGCTGATTCAGCG AGCAGCGATGCTGAAGAAGGTAAGTCCAAGAAGGCACAGTATGAAGGACCGGATGGGGACTTAGCTGCCATGCTTGAAAGAGATGTTCTAGACTCTACCCCAGGAGTGAGATGGGATGATGTTGCAGGACTTAGTGAGGCCAAAAGACTCCTTGAGGAAGCAGTTGTGCTTCCTCTCTGGATGCCTGAATATTTTCAG GGTATTCGTCGACCTTGGAAAGGGGTTCTTATGTTTGGCCCACCAGGTACCGGGAAGACCCTTTTAGCTAAGGCAGTAGCTACAGAATGTGGAACAACATTCTTTAATGTTTCTTCTGCAACATTGGCTTCGAAATGGCGGGGGGAGAGTGAACGCATGGTCCGTTGTTTATTTGAACTTGCAAGGGCCTATGCTCCAAGTACAATCTTCATTGATGAAATAGACTCCCTATGCACATCTCGTGG AGCATCTGGTGAGCATGAATCATCGAGGAGGGTAAAGTCTGAACTTCTAGTGCAAATAGATGGTGTTAACAATAGCTCTACCAATGAAGATGGTCAGCCGAAAATTGTTATGGTTCTGGCAGCTACGAACTTTCCATGGGATATTGATGAAGCACTCAG GCGGAGGTTGGAAAAGCGTATCTATATTCCACTTCCTAGTTTTGAAAGCAGAAAGTCACTCATCAGCATAAATCTTAGAACGGTTGAG GTAGCTACTGACGTTAATATCGACGAAGTCGCACGAAGGACAGAAGGGTATAGTGGGGATGACCTGACAAATGTTTGTCGTGATGCTTCGATGAATGGTATGAGGCGAAAGATTGCAGGCAAGACCCGTGATGAGATCAAGAACATGTCAAAGGATGATATCTCAAAGGACCCGGTAGCCATGTGTGACTTTGAAGAAGCTTTGGTCAAGGTCCAGAAGAGTGTGTCGCCCTCTGATATTGAACGTCACGAGAAGTGGATGGCCGAGTTTGGATCTGCTTAA